A single Candidatus Liberibacter asiaticus DNA region contains:
- the rlmN gene encoding 23S rRNA (adenine(2503)-C(2))-methyltransferase RlmN, which yields MNFLKKESLIGMMREELEEALLKIGIPQRHVRMRTSQIWKWIYVRGIRDFQGMSDISQEVRHLLNQHFSIIYPEIVDEKISCDGTRKWLLRFPARCIGGPVEIETVYIPEKSRGTLCVSSQVGCSLTCSFCYTGTQKLVRNLTAEEILLQVLLARSLLGDFPGCEDIEGMVIPSVGRKISNIVMMGMGEPLCNFDNVKKSLSIASDSMGLSFSKRRITLSTSGFVPNIARVGEEIGVMLAISLHAVSNDLRNILVPINRKYPLEMLIDACRHYPGLSNARRITFEYVMLKGINDSPRDALNLIKILKGIPAKINLIPFNPWPGCEYLCSDQKDIVTFSECIKRSGYSSPIRTPRGLDILAACGQLKSLSKRIPKVPRQEMQITG from the coding sequence ATGAATTTCTTAAAAAAAGAATCCTTGATAGGGATGATGCGAGAAGAGTTAGAAGAGGCTTTGCTCAAAATAGGTATTCCACAACGACATGTGAGGATGCGTACATCGCAGATTTGGAAGTGGATTTATGTGCGAGGGATACGTGATTTTCAAGGGATGTCGGATATTTCACAGGAAGTACGACATCTTCTAAATCAGCATTTCAGTATTATTTATCCAGAAATTGTTGATGAAAAAATTTCTTGTGATGGGACGCGTAAATGGTTATTGCGCTTTCCTGCACGCTGTATTGGTGGACCTGTAGAGATTGAGACCGTCTATATCCCTGAAAAATCTCGTGGTACCTTATGTGTTTCCAGTCAAGTAGGTTGTTCTTTAACCTGTTCTTTTTGTTATACAGGAACTCAAAAATTAGTACGTAATCTCACAGCAGAGGAAATATTGCTACAAGTTCTTTTAGCACGGAGTCTTCTAGGAGATTTTCCAGGGTGTGAAGATATTGAAGGGATGGTGATCCCATCAGTAGGACGCAAGATTTCTAATATTGTGATGATGGGTATGGGAGAACCTCTTTGCAATTTTGACAATGTAAAAAAATCTTTATCAATTGCTAGTGATAGTATGGGGCTTTCTTTTTCAAAACGTCGTATTACGTTATCTACTTCAGGATTTGTACCTAATATTGCGCGCGTGGGAGAAGAAATAGGGGTGATGTTGGCTATCTCTTTACACGCAGTCAGTAATGATCTTCGCAATATTTTGGTTCCTATTAATAGAAAATATCCTTTGGAAATGTTGATAGATGCATGTCGTCATTATCCAGGTTTGTCAAATGCAAGACGTATTACTTTTGAATATGTGATGCTTAAAGGTATTAATGACAGTCCTCGAGATGCGCTGAATCTGATTAAAATTCTTAAGGGTATTCCTGCAAAGATAAATCTTATACCGTTTAATCCTTGGCCAGGATGTGAGTATCTTTGTTCTGATCAAAAGGATATTGTGACATTTTCTGAATGTATTAAACGTTCTGGATATTCATCACCTATTCGCACACCACGAGGGCTTGATATTTTAGCAGCATGCGGTCAATTAAAGTCTCTTTCGAAAAGGATTCCTAAAGTACCTCGTCAAGAAATGCAGATAACGGGATAA
- a CDS encoding thiamine diphosphokinase, with translation MSLSHTNKFIDFAILLNGDIRVTNRLLCAIESCKVIAADGGICHASQLKVVPELWIGDFDSVDRTLLQQWSSIKRIFYPNDKDMADGEIAVHKALQSGARNIILVGSISGQRFDYALQHITLATSLKKKNINVTLTSGIEEVFILVPGKHSFDLPENSVFSIVCLEDIENITITGAKYTLSHHSLSLGSSRAVSNVVTKNLTIMLDQGLAILISRPYDLQRF, from the coding sequence ATGTCATTGTCTCATACAAATAAGTTTATTGATTTTGCTATTTTGCTCAATGGAGATATACGAGTAACAAATCGCCTGCTATGTGCTATTGAATCCTGCAAAGTTATCGCTGCCGATGGAGGGATATGTCATGCAAGTCAACTGAAAGTGGTTCCAGAATTATGGATAGGAGATTTTGACTCTGTAGATCGCACACTATTACAACAATGGTCATCAATTAAACGTATTTTCTACCCTAATGATAAAGATATGGCAGACGGTGAAATTGCTGTTCATAAAGCTTTACAATCAGGTGCACGCAATATTATTCTCGTCGGCTCTATTTCTGGTCAACGTTTTGATTACGCGTTGCAACATATTACGCTTGCAACATCTTTAAAAAAAAAGAACATCAACGTTACCCTTACTTCTGGCATTGAAGAGGTGTTTATTCTGGTCCCAGGAAAACACTCTTTTGATCTTCCCGAAAATAGCGTCTTTTCTATTGTTTGCCTTGAGGATATCGAAAATATAACCATTACCGGAGCAAAATATACCCTTTCCCATCACTCTCTTTCCCTTGGTTCTTCTCGTGCCGTTTCTAATGTCGTGACGAAGAATCTAACCATCATGCTTGATCAAGGATTGGCTATTTTGATTTCTCGTCCTTACGATTTACAAAGGTTTTAA